The DNA region ATCGTCATCTCTTGCCAAATACAGCCTAACTAATCGCTTCCTCTAGCCAAAATGAAGTCGACAAAAAGGTCTTTAACGGCTTCTCCACCGGTGACGCTCCCCTCACCGACAACATCAAATCCATCCGCACCGACTCCCGCGTCGACACCTGGTTTGCCTACCAGCGCAACGACGGCGAGGGGTGCAAGGGCgacctcatcaccagagTCAACAACGGTGATTGCATCAAGGTTTCTGACTTGGGCATTGGGTGCACGCGGTTGTGTGCCAGTGGTTTGGGTGCTGGCAGCTGTGTTGCTACCACTATCCCTTAAACGGTGATGCTGCTTTGAGATATAGGGGATTGCTGGTCTGAATTGGGCGTTTGGATAAAGGTCGGGGATTGGTTTGAATTCGCATATTGATAGTATTTGGCTTATTGAATTTCTACACTGTCTGTTTTAAACAATTTGCCATGCCGCTGCGAGTGAAAATAGACAAAGAAAAGGCGTACGGCTACCTATAACCCGAAGAGCAACAGGTGCCAGTTACAGAGCCTGTCAGAATTGACTGACGTCGGGTCTGATGATGGCTGCACCGAAGGCACGGTTCAACACTGCGGCTGCTTGCAGTCGCAGTGTTGGCACTCAATCTCTTGGTGCGCTTTCCTCCACCCATTGGCTCGCCATGTCCTGTGACCCTGTTTCGACCACCTATCAAAGTTTTCAAAAGACATCTCGATCAACGATCCACATGTCTCGCGGCACTCGATATAGACGGCTGATCAACCCGAAGAATGCACCATCTCGCGTTCTATCTTCAGCCGCATCTCTCAAGATGATTCAATCCACTCTTCTGGAAGCAAATGCCAACACTTGTTCCGGCTAATAATAGCGAAGTCCTCAACGCCTATCGCGGCTCCTTTCCGTTACCGGTCGCTACAcccagctcaacaacagTTGTCGTCGTTCCGCGATATTGACCAGGACCCACGATAATGAAACCTCAAACTACACCGTTCACTACCGTCGTCATCATGCACAGACTCCCGCCTTGGCACTGGTAGTCAAGATTGAGGCAGCCGACGCGTTGTGGGGGCGTTTTGCTTTCTAACGACAAACCCTCGTGTCATTCTTCCCCAGAAACCTCAAGATCCAAGAGCAAATTCCCATCGCGAagcaaacaacccctccccaagAAGCGTGATCTTGTGCCGTAGTCCCGCGCCAAGCtgcaagagagaaaaaaagtgCGGAAGCCGAGCCACGGCGCGACACGGGTTAGGGGACACCCCTTGTCTCTCGCTTGGTGTGCATCCTCTGGCGAATCACGAGCCTTCCAAGCCGCCATATTGGGCAGTGCTCACCACTTGAAGCTTCAGCTCATTAACCAGTTGCGGCATTCCAGCAGACAATCCCCAGGGTCGTCCCAAGGGAAGCCCAACTGCGGGCCCAAAAGTAGACCCAAAGTCTGCTATGCGTCTGCTTTTTGTCACTTGAAATTTGACGTCTCACTCACTGCGCAGtggtttccttttcttcagcCTTCGGGGCACACATATCGGCCTTGGCACGACGACGTCAGCAAATCGAGTTTCAACGACATACCCCGGcacaccacacacccaaGCGCCGTTTCTCAGTACATTCTTCCATCGTGTCAGTCCATGCCTGGCGTGGACATGGGTGCCGAACCGTTGTTGAGGCCGCCACTGCATCTTGGGCTTGCAGAAACTGACACACCCTGTCCGCTCAGGCATGCGGCATGTGAGcaaccgccccctccccaagccGAATCTGGCCTGGCTGATTAGGTCTTGAATGCGAAATGAGGAGATGTGTGACACCAAAGCAAAGTGATAAAAAGATTGTGTTTCCCCCACTTCTGAGCAGCTGGTTTATTGCTGTAGGCCAAACCGAACTGTGTaatatcaacaacaccagcttcGTACGGACTCGACACCACCCCAAGTCACCAACAGACCCACATCATGTCGACTCAAGGTCTCCTTGCAAAGGGCgttccccctcaacccctctGGCTCCTCTACATCAAGATCGCGATTTTGGTGCTCTCACTCGTCACACTCGCTCTCGGTGCTTGGGCCGTATCAATCTTTGGTGGCTATGCTGGAGGATATGGTGGCCCAACTGGCGCCGGTGGTCTTGTCATCTTCACAGTATGCTTCCTCTTTTCGAGTCCTATATCTCATCTCATACTCACACATCACAGGCTATCTGGTCCTTCATCGTCTACGGCGGCGCCGCAGCCATTGAGATCTGGGCCCCTCACTTCTTCTATCGCATCGGTGCTCTGGTCGGTTACATCCTCCACATCATCTTTTGGCTCTCCGCCTGGGCCTGGTCTGCCAGCGCCGCTTCCTTCTGGCTCTCATACACGTATGGCTTTGGTTTCTACGACTCTGCGTGGAAGAGAGAGGGCCAGGCTCTCGGTGCCTGCGCCGGTCTCGGTGCTTTGATCTGGTAAGCAAAATCAGATTGTCCCGGTATTCACAGCAGGATTTCCTCCGTCCCCGTAGCTGCGCCGCACTGCCTCACGGCAACATCACATGGGTGTCAGCAATTCGGGGATACCACCCCGCACTGATGTGCATCCAGTGCAATCAAGCAATCAAGCCACAAAATCTCCCAATTTGGACCTACCAACCCGACCTGATTGGCTAACATTCTGGACCGCAGGGTTCTTTCCATTGTGCACTTGGTCTTCTTCATCCGTGCCTCCCTGGCTGATCCTGAGGGGTCTGGCCCGGCCCCTGGCACCGCCGGCCAAGCTGAGCTCGGCCAGGTCAAGCCTGAGCAGCAGTACCCCGCACAGCAGACATATCCTGTCCAGCAGACCTATCCTGTCCAGCAGACTCAATAGATGCGCTTCATGCAGGTGAAGCTGCACGTTGGTctgtgagggtggtgaaggaaaTTGAGTCGGTGTCGTCACGCCAGATGAGAGGTTGCagtcgggggtgggggatgagTTTGATGTCTTCTTTTATTGTTCATGATACCAGGTGGCAAGCGATGGGCTATAATGGAGTTGGATATTTACTGGATGGGAGTTGCTTTCCTTGTTTTGATTTGGATGGCGACGGAGTGAGGCACAGATACCCCTATCGATGAAACTGATTGTGGAGTGAAGTTGATTTGTGCAGTTTGCATGACCCGTCAGGAGTATAGGCAAGGAATATTTACTAGCTATCTTGCTAatttcctctcctcttcaaatCCTCCTTTCCGATTAAAACTTCTCTAGTCGATGGATCTCACTTGTTCGCCCAAGGTTTAAATTGGAAAATATTCCGCTGGGTATTTACTCAGTGGCATGAAACTACCTATATAAATGAACTAGCTCAGGTAGTCATGTAGATGAACACCCCATAAGAAAATATGCTATAAATCATCAGTATAGAAGTTGTTGTTACCTACAACCCTGCTCCAAATGCAACCATGTATGTGAAAATAGAAGGTAGTGCACGTGTAGAAAGCGGCAGACGATATACCTTTCAAATTTCTTTCAACACATCTGACTTTCATCTTGAACCATGCCAACAATACATAAATGCCCCTAAGCTATTTCAATAGGCTCAGCAACAATTTTTAAAGGTGCATTGATGATTCGAAAAGGCCTATTGACTACCTTTTGACTCAAAATACACCTGAAAAGTTTTGAGGCGTATGAACGATCTTTAAAAATGGTTTAGCAGCCCATGAATGACAAGATAATGTGTATAGAGTACATTAGAAGGCCCATTTAACACTACAGTAGATCTAGAATCTATGTCGACAATGATAACCAACATAGCCAATGCACATTAACTTACAAGCCTGCGGACGATGCTGTTATTTCTTCGACTTCTCCATTTGCAACCACTCTCGCCCCCCAACCGCCTTCCCCCCTTATCTCTGCATTCTTCCTTTACTCTCTTTAGTTTCCAACACACAACTGAAATTGTGCATTTTCTTTGATGCCAAGCAACCAAACCAACTGTTTCCCATCTTCGTCGGCATCATCCACTCCAAATTTACCGTGTCAAACAGCTGGGACGGTGTAGTGTGGTGGTTCCGGTCAGGCGGTACAACCCGATCGGCCCCACCCCGCCTCCGTCCCCCCGGATTTAAGGAGGACGCCAAGAATGCCGGCAAGATAAGGCATGTTACCTTTTTCAGTGACCAGTCCGGTCTCCGCCTCGTGCTTGACCCGCAGGATTGGGCCGGAAAACAGGGCGCTCCCCACTCGCAAGATAAGACTATCGGCCACTAAGTGGTGTATACATCTGATAGGAGCCGCATATCACCATAACACGCacggcgatgatgagatgggaaCTCCAAGAATGACGAGAATGGGATTTGTAAAGATAGGAGTCTTGAGGTCCCCGGGGCTATGTAGGACCCGCCAGAACATCAGGATCGAGCATTTAAAGATGATGGCAAGCCCAGATATTCTTGTGGCTGATCAGACCTCATCAGCGCTGGACCTTTACACCCAAGCTCACCCAGTTCTCGATCCCCCAGCTCGAGATGTTCACTTCGAAATCCCTCACAGCGTTGGCCATCGGCCTTGGTGCCATTGCATCCCAAGCCAAAGCTGAGAAGTCTACTTTTGACTCGGATCTTACTTGGGTCTCAACAGATTCTTCTTTGCCCAAGGTTGTCATCTACAACGCTCGCGGTACAATtctctccgcctccaagtACGGCCggctcgacaacatcaactaTGGATCCGGTCCCCCAGTTACCGTTGACCACATGATCGGAAACGTCACTGAGGTCCTCAAGGTGGCTCAGTTGGCTGTTGTTTCTTTCCCAGTCACAGGAGGAAGTGCCGGCCTCAACAGCTCACTCTACCTCAACATCACACAGCATGCCAACCGTCATCTCTGCACCGAGGGCTCAGACATAGCAGGTGGCATCATGTTCCACGGAACCAACACCCTCGAGGAGACAGCCTTTGGCGTCGACCTGACCCTCAACTGCTCCAAGCCATTCGTCGCTACCGGTGCCATGAGACCCGATACCTACATCTCCCCCGATGGCCGCTCCAACTTCTTCCAGGCTGTCGCCACAGCCGTTTCCCCCGATGCGAGGGACAGGGGTGGTTTGATCGCCTTCAACGATCGTATCACCTCCATCTACTATTCCACCAAGTccaacgccaacacccccgaCACCTTCAGGTCGATCGAGCAGGGCAACGTCGGTGCTTTCCTCGGAGGTCAACCGTACTTCTACTTCAGCGGACCAAGCTATCCCACCGGCCGCCCACACTTTGACGTGACGAACACCACTGAGCTTCCTGCCGTTGTCGTCCTCTATGGTCACCGTAAGTTTTCCCTTCTGTCACCAGCTTGTTTCGAAGGTGCTGATAGTTTGGATAGAGGGCTTCGACGCCTCGCTCATGTACGCGGCTGTTGCCAATGGTGCCAAGTAAGTGCCTTTCTGCCTGTTGAGAATCGTTGAAAACAACAGAACTGACTGGAAATTAAAACAGGGGTATCGTTCACATGGGCTCTGGCGCCGcttctctctccccctccgcccgcGAGGCTGCCGCCGAGCTCTACAAGCAGGGCATCCCTGTCGTGACTGTCACCCGTTCCGTGACCGGCACTGGTATGCCCGGTATTGAGAAGGGTCCTGTGTGAGTTTCCTCCTGTCAAAAGACTGGTATTTTATGTCTGATGACAGTTACTGATTCTCTTGCCCCCACAGCTTCTACGCTAGCTACCTCCAGGGCCCTCAGGCCAGAATCATGCTTCAGCTCGCCATTAACGCCGGTTACACTCTTGATGAGATCCGGGATTTGTTTGAGGCTCCTTTGAGGAGTGCCATCTATGCCCCTGCTCCCAACAGCGAGTGGTTTGCCGAGGTGTAAGGCGGGAGGCATGAGCTCGTGTTTTCATGTACTTGATGATCAAGATCGGAACTGATGAAATGATGTGATGACTGATGGATATAGCTGGTAAAAAAATTCGAAATGGGTAATTTTGATGAATTAATAACATTGATAACTACATGAACTGCGCCAAGAAATGATAGACCGTACAAAATAGAGACCATGGATCGGTATTCAATAACTTGAGATGTCCGTTTACTGTGTACACGACGGCTCGCAAACGATCCGCCATCGTTTTCACGCCTTAGTCTGAACGCTGCGGGGACCAGAGGAaaacagccagccagccaggtACTGTTTCAACTccgaaggtggtggtgttgtgaagGCTCTCATCGATGTCGGCGAACGGAACAGGGTGGGTATGACGAGTGAGTTGGGTGAAAAAGACGAGGAATTTTCAAAACTGTGAAACCAAAAAGAGCGATATGGGTTATCAACACACAGTTTGCTGGCTCGTCTTCTCACTGTGTAGTCGAAAGTAGGGCAGCTTTATCTCAGCAACACCCAGAAAAAAATGACAAAGGTCGGTGGCTGCCCAGGCGTTGGATGCTTCTCACCTTGCCAGAAAAAGCCATCTCCCCACTGCGCACAACGTTAGCAGGAAACAGGGTTAAAATCCACTCCTTGACGGTCCCTATCCACCACCGAACGTCATTCCCAATTCCCGTGTCCGCAGTAACTTGTGTTTTCTTTAGACTGCAGCATGGCCCGGGTTTACCATCTCTCGCTTGAGCATCGGGGTTTCTCGCCTAGCCTTTCTTGCTGATGATATCTTCCCGCTTGGGCTTCAGGTTGACGGGTTGATAAGTcaagccaccacccacctaaTACGGCGGACGACCAGACCTtaaaaaggcaaaagagaAATGAAACTGAGTTACCCACACGGAAGCCCTCCATAGTTTGACGTTGACTAGTGGCTCTTGGAATCAAACCCTGACCGAAACGAGTATAAGGTTGCTGAACCCTCCCCCAATTCCTTCAACTGTCTCGAGCATTTCTCCTGGTGAACCATATCTGACTTGATCAGTCTTTCCACCGATTCAGCACAACCCAACCGACGAATACCTCGTACAACAGTCTCCAAGCATGGTTCGCCGCCCAGGAACCCACTCAACCTCTTCAGAGTCCTCAGACTGGGAAGACGCTCAGACCAGAGAGACGGGCGACTGGGCGTCCAAACACTACTCGGACAGTGACTCGGAGCACTGGATTTGGTCCGACAGCGACTCGGAGCGATCAGTCGGTTCAAACAGCGACGTCGaagcggaggcggaggcagaggcagaggcagaggcagaggcagaggcagaggcagaggcagaggcagaggcagaggcagaggcagaggcagaggcagaagCTGCCGTGCAAGAAAGGATCGACGCCATGATGAACACAGGGATGGTGCATTCCCAACTCGTCGAGCGAGCGACGGAAGCAGAGACGCCCAGTATCGAGTCCAAAGCACAGCTGAATGTCGGGGAGGTCACTTCGCTCCCGCTCGTCTTTCCGTCTGCACCCGCTCGCTCCCCTACACCCGAGCGCGTACAAGCGCAAACGCAACCTgccccctccacagcctcacccccatctcccggTTCCTCCGTTGTGCGTGAGGCGGCGCTTGCCACTGCTCCTGTTCTCACGCCGgtaaccaccaccgcttcTGCTCCCACCCCTAACCTGGAACCAACCCCGCTCTCCCCAAAAGCTAGAGCCGCCCTAGCCCTGCGCTTCTACACCCTCCGTGCTCAACTCGAGGCCTCCCTCGCAAAGGAGCTCGCCGCCCTTCCCCCgatcacccctcccacccctcctcgaccccccTTCCGCGTCATGGTCGAGCGTTTCGACG from Podospora pseudoanserina strain CBS 124.78 chromosome 1, whole genome shotgun sequence includes:
- a CDS encoding hypothetical protein (EggNog:ENOG503PUHE), producing MRATTTILFIASLASTAFGAATKMFDDENCQNEVDKKVFNGFSTGDAPLTDNIKSIRTDSRVDTWFAYQRNDGEGCKGDLITRVNNGDCIKVSDLGIGCTRLCASGLGAGSCVATTIP
- a CDS encoding hypothetical protein (EggNog:ENOG503PGFQ), translated to MSTQGLLAKGVPPQPLWLLYIKIAILVLSLVTLALGAWAVSIFGGYAGGYGGPTGAGGLVIFTAIWSFIVYGGAAAIEIWAPHFFYRIGALVGYILHIIFWLSAWAWSASAASFWLSYTYGFGFYDSAWKREGQALGACAGLGALIWVLSIVHLVFFIRASLADPEGSGPAPGTAGQAELGQVKPEQQYPAQQTYPVQQTQ
- a CDS encoding hypothetical protein (COG:E; EggNog:ENOG503PADX) produces the protein MFTSKSLTALAIGLGAIASQAKAEKSTFDSDLTWVSTDSSLPKVVIYNARGTILSASKYGRLDNINYGSGPPVTVDHMIGNVTEVLKVAQLAVVSFPVTGGSAGLNSSLYLNITQHANRHLCTEGSDIAGGIMFHGTNTLEETAFGVDLTLNCSKPFVATGAMRPDTYISPDGRSNFFQAVATAVSPDARDRGGLIAFNDRITSIYYSTKSNANTPDTFRSIEQGNVGAFLGGQPYFYFSGPSYPTGRPHFDVTNTTELPAVVVLYGHLWIEGFDASLMYAAVANGAKGIVHMGSGAASLSPSAREAAAELYKQGIPVVTVTRSVTGTGMPGIEKGPVFYASYLQGPQARIMLQLAINAGYTLDEIRDLFEAPLRSAIYAPAPNSEWFAEV